In a single window of the Gossypium hirsutum isolate 1008001.06 chromosome A13, Gossypium_hirsutum_v2.1, whole genome shotgun sequence genome:
- the LOC107894426 gene encoding cingulin-like, which produces MRLGLDVDIHKLEAKKLMKGKNKVEEDLDSLKTDYKKLRMLIRTVGLGKTLKQWRQEIEKQNTRADHWEKKFQDVRVREDALKNSLLESQSEKERLQAQVAELEKSLHRHRTRNSIIELKTSLSKIKELKEKIEELETTLQDSESRVEFLEANNDYCKEQLHRSQDQIRDRNYVMGEAVAQV; this is translated from the coding sequence ATGCGGCTAGGATTAGACGTCGACATCCATAAGCTAGAGGCCAAGAAGCTAAtgaaaggaaagaataaagtcgAAGAGGACTTGGATAGTCTGAAGACTGATTATAAGAAGCTGCGTATGTTGATAAGAACTGTCGGTTTGGGCAAAACGTTGAAGCAGTGGCgtcaagaaattgaaaaacaaaatacTAGAGCCGATCATTGggagaagaaatttcaagatgtcCGAGTGCGGGAAGACGCTCTGAAAAATAGTTTGCTAGAAAGCCAAAGCGAAAAAGAGAGGTTACAAGCTCAAGTGGCCGAATTGGAAAAATCACTACATCGGCATCGTACCCGTAACTCCATAATTGAGTTGAAGACCAGTCTAAGCAAGATCAaagaattgaaagaaaaaatagaagaaCTCGAGACGACACTACAAGATAGCGAAAGTCGAGTGGAATTTCTTGAGGCAAACAATGATTATTGCAAAGAACAACTTCACCGCTCTCAAGATCAGATCAGAGATAGAAATTATGTTATGGGTGAAGCTGTGGCTCAAGTTTGA
- the LOC107894777 gene encoding germin-like protein subfamily 1 member 7 has translation MEALQIIVAIFILALASSLTFASDPSPLQDFCVAINDPKGSVFVNGKFCKDAKLAKADEFYFSGLHIRKNTSNIFGSTVTPVNVAQMPGLHTLGISMVRIDYAPNGGLNPPHTHPRASEILVVLEGTLHVGFVTSNPDNRLISKVLYPGDVFVFPVGLIHFQYNIGNTYAVAFAGLSSENPGVITIANAVFGSNPSINADILAKAFNLDRKMVKNLQSEF, from the exons ATGGAAGCCCTTCAGATTATAGTAGCCATTTTCATCTTGGCTCTTGCATCGTCTTTGACCTTTGCCTCTGATCCTAGCCCTCTTCAGGACTTTTGTGTAGCCATTAATGATCCCAAGGGCTCTG TGTTTGTCAACGGAAAATTCTGCAAAGACGCAAAGCTTGCCAAAGCAGATGAATTCTACTTTTCAGGTCTCCATATCCGCAAAAACACATCCAACATATTTGGATCAACTGTCACACCTGTCAATGTTGCACAGATGCCAGGACTTCACACATTGGGGATATCTATGGTTCGAATTGACTATGCACCTAACGGTGGTCTGAACCCTCCTCACACTCACCCTCGTGCCTCAGAGATTCTAGTTGTTCTGGAAGGCACACTCCATGTCGGTTTCGTTACATCGAATCCAGATAATCGTTTGATTTCTAAAGTCCTATATCCCGGAGATGTCTTTGTTTTTCCTGTGGGTCTCATTCACTTTCAGTACAACATAGGGAACACATACGCTGTCGCCTTTGCTGGTCTTAGCAGTGAAAATCCAGGGGTGATCACTATCGCAAATGCAGTATTTGGCTCAAACCCTTCCATTAATGCTGATATTCTTGCCAAGGCTTTTAATCTGGATAGGAAAATGGTGAAGAATCTTCAATCCGAATTCTAA